Proteins encoded together in one Eublepharis macularius isolate TG4126 chromosome 2, MPM_Emac_v1.0, whole genome shotgun sequence window:
- the RAPSN gene encoding 43 kDa receptor-associated protein of the synapse isoform X2: MKLLVTREMGQDQTKQQIEKGLQLYQSNQTEKALQVWLKVLEKTTDVAGRFRVLGCLITAHSEMGRYKDMLKFAVVQIDTARELEDPDYLTESYLNLARSNEKLCEFQKTISYCKTCLNMQGTTVSLQLNGQVSLSMGNAYLGLSIFQKALECFEKALRYAHNNDDKMLECRVCCSLGNFYTHLKDYEKALFFPCKAAELVNDYGKGWSLKYRAMSQYYMAVAYRKLGHLADAMECCEESMKIALQHGDRPLQAQCLLCFADIHRSRMDVQTAFPRYDSSMSIMTEIGNRLGQIHVLLGVAKCWVIQKELDKLGLLKIHCLCEGIYRTKGQQRELRNHVVKFHECVEEMELYCGMCGESIGDKNHQLQALPCSHVFHLKCLQTNGTRGCPNCRRASVKPGFV; the protein is encoded by the exons ATGAAGCTCTTGGTCACAAGAGAAATGGGTCAGGACCAGACAAAGCAGCAGATAGAAAAAGGACTCCAACTGTACCAGTCCAACCAGACAGAAAAGGCTCTGCAAGTTTGGCTGAAGGTTTTGGAAAAGACCACAGACGTTGCTGGCAGGTTCCGAGTTCTGGGATGTCTCATCACTGCTCATTCAGAGATGGGCAGGTACAAAGATATGCTAAAG TTTGCAGTGGTACAGATTGACACAGCCCGGGAGCTGGAAGACCCTGACTACCTTACCGAGAGCTACCTGAATCTGGCACGGAGCAATGAGAAGCTCTGTGAATTCCAAAAAACCATCTCCTATTGTAAGACCTGCCTGAACATGCAAGGTACTACAGTGAGCCTGCAGCTGAATGGCCAGGTCAGCCTCAGCATGGGCAATGCCTACCTGGGCCTCAGTATCTTCCAAAAGGCACTGGAGTGTTTTGAAAAAGCCTTGCGCTATGCACACAACAATGATGACAAGATGCTCGAGTGTCGTGTCTGTTGCAGCTTAGGAAATTTCTACACACACCTCAAG GACTATGAGAAAGCCCTGTTCTTTCCATGCAAGGCAGCTGAGTTGGTGAATGATTATGGAAAGGGCTGGAGTCTGAAATATCGCGCAATGAGTCAGTACTACATGGCAGTAGCCTATCGGAAGCTGGGACACTTGGCAGATGCTATGGAATGCTGTGAG GAGTCAATGAAGATCGCCCTTCAGCATGGAGATCGTCCTTTGCAGGCACAATGTCTGCTCTGCTTTGCTGATATCCATCGCAGCCGTATGGATGTACAG ACAGCATTTCCCCGCTATGATTCCTCAATGAGTATCATGACAGAGATTGGAAACCGTCTGGGACAGATTCACGTGCTGCTGGGAGTAGCCAAGTGTTGGGTGATTCAAAAGGAACTAGACAAG CTTGGCTTGCTGAAGATTCACTGCCTATGTGAAGGGATCTATCGCACAAAGGGACAGCAGCGGGAGCTTCGTAACCATGTGGTGAAGTTTCATGAATGTGTTGAGGAAATGGAGCTTTACTGTGGCATGTGTGGGGAATCCATTGGAGATAAGAATCATCAGCTCCAGGCATTGCCCTGCTCCCATGTCTTTCATTTGAA GTGCCTGCAAACCAATGGGACACGGGGTTGCCCCAATTGCCGCCGTGCATCAGTAAAACCAGGATTTGTGTGA
- the RAPSN gene encoding 43 kDa receptor-associated protein of the synapse isoform X1: MKLLVTREMGQDQTKQQIEKGLQLYQSNQTEKALQVWLKVLEKTTDVAGRFRVLGCLITAHSEMGRYKDMLKFAVVQIDTARELEDPDYLTESYLNLARSNEKLCEFQKTISYCKTCLNMQGTTVSLQLNGQVSLSMGNAYLGLSIFQKALECFEKALRYAHNNDDKMLECRVCCSLGNFYTHLKDYEKALFFPCKAAELVNDYGKGWSLKYRAMSQYYMAVAYRKLGHLADAMECCEESMKIALQHGDRPLQAQCLLCFADIHRSRMDVQTAFPRYDSSMSIMTEIGNRLGQIHVLLGVAKCWVIQKELDKALESLEKAHELAEGLGNKLGLLKIHCLCEGIYRTKGQQRELRNHVVKFHECVEEMELYCGMCGESIGDKNHQLQALPCSHVFHLKCLQTNGTRGCPNCRRASVKPGFV; this comes from the exons ATGAAGCTCTTGGTCACAAGAGAAATGGGTCAGGACCAGACAAAGCAGCAGATAGAAAAAGGACTCCAACTGTACCAGTCCAACCAGACAGAAAAGGCTCTGCAAGTTTGGCTGAAGGTTTTGGAAAAGACCACAGACGTTGCTGGCAGGTTCCGAGTTCTGGGATGTCTCATCACTGCTCATTCAGAGATGGGCAGGTACAAAGATATGCTAAAG TTTGCAGTGGTACAGATTGACACAGCCCGGGAGCTGGAAGACCCTGACTACCTTACCGAGAGCTACCTGAATCTGGCACGGAGCAATGAGAAGCTCTGTGAATTCCAAAAAACCATCTCCTATTGTAAGACCTGCCTGAACATGCAAGGTACTACAGTGAGCCTGCAGCTGAATGGCCAGGTCAGCCTCAGCATGGGCAATGCCTACCTGGGCCTCAGTATCTTCCAAAAGGCACTGGAGTGTTTTGAAAAAGCCTTGCGCTATGCACACAACAATGATGACAAGATGCTCGAGTGTCGTGTCTGTTGCAGCTTAGGAAATTTCTACACACACCTCAAG GACTATGAGAAAGCCCTGTTCTTTCCATGCAAGGCAGCTGAGTTGGTGAATGATTATGGAAAGGGCTGGAGTCTGAAATATCGCGCAATGAGTCAGTACTACATGGCAGTAGCCTATCGGAAGCTGGGACACTTGGCAGATGCTATGGAATGCTGTGAG GAGTCAATGAAGATCGCCCTTCAGCATGGAGATCGTCCTTTGCAGGCACAATGTCTGCTCTGCTTTGCTGATATCCATCGCAGCCGTATGGATGTACAG ACAGCATTTCCCCGCTATGATTCCTCAATGAGTATCATGACAGAGATTGGAAACCGTCTGGGACAGATTCACGTGCTGCTGGGAGTAGCCAAGTGTTGGGTGATTCAAAAGGAACTAGACAAG gccCTGGAAAGCCTTGAAAAGGCCCATGAGCTGGCAGAAGGACTGGGAAACAAG CTTGGCTTGCTGAAGATTCACTGCCTATGTGAAGGGATCTATCGCACAAAGGGACAGCAGCGGGAGCTTCGTAACCATGTGGTGAAGTTTCATGAATGTGTTGAGGAAATGGAGCTTTACTGTGGCATGTGTGGGGAATCCATTGGAGATAAGAATCATCAGCTCCAGGCATTGCCCTGCTCCCATGTCTTTCATTTGAA GTGCCTGCAAACCAATGGGACACGGGGTTGCCCCAATTGCCGCCGTGCATCAGTAAAACCAGGATTTGTGTGA